One window of the Bubalus bubalis isolate 160015118507 breed Murrah chromosome 8, NDDB_SH_1, whole genome shotgun sequence genome contains the following:
- the TRIL gene encoding TLR4 interactor with leucine rich repeats translates to MEAARAVRFLLVVCGCLALPPWAQPVCPERCDCQHPQHLLCTNRGLRAVPKTSSLPSPQDVLTYSLGGNFITNITAFDFHRLGQLRRLDLQYNQIRSLHPKTFEKLSRLEELYLGNNLLQALAPGTLAPLRKLRILYANGNEIGRLSRGSFEGLESLVKLRLDGNALGALPDAVFAPLGNLLYLHLESNRIRFLGKNAFAQLGKLRFLNLSANELQPSLRHAATFAPLRSLSTLILSANSLQHLGPRVFQHLSRLGLLSLRGNQLTHLAPEAFWGLEALRELRLEGNRLSQLPVALLEPLHSLEALDLSGNELSTLHPTVFGRLGRLRELSLRDNALSALSGDIFAASPALYRLDLDGNGWTCDCRLRGLKRWMGDWHSQGRLLTVFVQCRHPPALRGKYLDYLDDQQLQNGSCTDPASSVPPIADNKRRPLPTAPGEEVAPPAGALAEELLPQPQPQQRSRFLPGMAWDGAARELLGNRSALRLSRRGPGLQQPGSNAAAAAGTAPHPLDLLEKPERARPTPSDPDPAEPTQTATLSYAPAGDPWQRAAKQRLAAQQQESAAQSDGGVGLPPLVSDPCDFNKFILCNLTVEAVGADSASVRWAVREHRSPRPLGGARFRLLFDRFGQQPKFHRFVYLPERSDSATLRELRGDTPYLVCVEGVLGGRVCPVAPRDHCAGLVTLPEPGSQGGVDYQLLTLALLAANALLVLLALAAWASRWLRRKLRARRKSGAPVHVRHMYSTRRPLRSMGTGVSADFSGFQSHRPRTTVCALSEADLIEFPCDRFMDSGGGGAGGSLRREDHLLQRFAD, encoded by the coding sequence ATGGAGGCTGCCCGCGCCGTGCGCTTCCTGCTCGTGGTGTGCGGCTGCCTTGCGCTCCCGCCGTGGGCCCAGCCGGTGTGTCCGGAGCGCTGCGACTGCCAGCACCCCCAGCACCTCCTGTGCACCAACAGAGGACTCCGCGCCGTGCCCAAGACCAGCTCGCTACCGAGCCCACAGGACGTGCTCACCTACAGCCTCGGAGGCAACTTCATAACCAACATCACGGCCTTCGACTTTCACCGCCTGGGGCAGCTCAGACGGCTGGACCTGCAGTACAACCAGATTCGCTCGCTGCACCCCAAGACCTTCGAGAAGCTCTCGCGGCTGGAGGAGCTCTACCTGGGCAACAATCTCTTGCAGGCGCTCGCCCCGGGCACCCTGGCCCCGCTGCGCAAGCTGCGCATCCTCTACGCCAACGGGAACGAGATCGGTCGCCTCAGCCGCGGTTCCTTCGAGGGCCTGGAGAGCCTGGTCAAGCTGCGACTGGATGGGAATGCCCTGGGGGCGCTGCCGGATGCCGTATTTGCCCCCTTGGGCAACTTGCTCTACCTACATCTGGAGTCCAACCGGATCCGCTTTCTGGGCAAGAACGCCTTCGCCCAACTGGGGAAGCTGCGCTTTCTCAACCTCTCTGCCAATGAGCTGCAGCCCTCCCTACGCCATGCGGCCACCTTCGCACCGCTGCgctccctctccaccctcatCCTCTCGGCCAACAGCCTGCAGCACCTCGGGCCGCGCGTCTTCCAGCACCTGTCGCGCCTCGGCCTACTCTCACTCAGGGGCAATCAGCTCACGCACCTCGCGCCCGAGGCATTTTGGGGGTTAGAGGCCTTACGCGAGCTGCGCCTGGAGGGCAATCGGCTGAGCCAGCTGCCTGTGGCACTGCTGGAACCTCTGCATAGCCTGGAGGCGCTGGACCTGAGCGGCAATGAGCTGTCCACTTTGCACCCCACTGTCTTTGGCCGCCTGGGCCGGCTGCGCGAGCTCAGTTTACGCGACAACGCGCTCAGCGCCCTCTCCGGGGACATCTTCGCGGCCAGCCCGGCCCTCTACCGGCTGGATCTAGACGGCAATGGCTGGACCTGTGACTGCCGGCTGCGGGGTCTGAAGCGCTGGATGGGCGACTGGCACTCACAGGGCCGGCTCCTCACCGTTTTCGTGCAGTGTCGCCACCCTCCGGCCCTGCGGGGCAAGTACCTGGATTACCTGGATGACCAGCAACTGCAGAACGGGTCTTGCACAGATCCCGCGTCCTCGGTTCCCCCGATTGCCGACAACAAGCGGCGGCCCCTACCCACAGCTCCAGGGGAGGAGGTGGCGCCCCCTGCAGGTGCCCTCGCGGAGGAGCTGCTACCGCAGCCACAGCCACAGCAGCGGAGTCGATTTCTGCCAGGGATGGCCTGGGATGGAGCAGCCAGGGAGCTTTTGGGTAACCGCAGCGCCCTAAGGCTGAGTCGGCGGGGCCCGGGCCTCCAGCAGCCGGGTTCCAACGCCGCTGCTGCCGCAGGTACGGCACCACACCCGCTGGACCTACTCGAGAAGCCTGAGCGGGCACGTCCGACTCCGTCGGATCCTGACCCCGCGGAACCAACCCAGACAGCCACGCTCTCCTATGCGCCAGCCGGCGACCCCTGGCAGCGCGCGGCGAAACAGCGCCTAGCGGCGCAGCAGCAGGAGAGCGCCGCCCAGTCCGACGGCGGGGTCGGCCTGCCGCCGCTGGTATCCGACCCATGTGACTTCAACAAGTTTATCCTGTGCAACCTGACGGTGGAGGCAGTGGGCGCCGACAGCGCCTCGGTACGCTGGGCTGTGCGCGAGCACCGCAGCCCAAGGCCGCTGGGCGGCGCGCGCTTCCGCCTGCTCTTCGACCGCTTTGGCCAGCAGCCTAAATTCCACCGCTTCGTCTACCTGCCCGAGCGCAGCGACTCGGCCACGCTGCGCGAGCTGCGCGGAGACACCCCCTATCTGGTGTGTGTGGAGGGCGTGCTCGGTGGTCGGGTCTGCCCGGTGGCTCCCCGCGACCACTGCGCGGGGCTGGTCACCctgccagagcctgggagccagggCGGTGTTGACTACCAACTGCTAACCTTGGCCCTGCTGGCCGCCAACGCGCTGCTGGTCCTCCTGGCCTTGGCGGCCTGGGCGTCGCGCTGGCTGCGGAGGAAGCTGCGGGCCAGGCGAAAGAGCGGGGCTCCCGTCCACGTTCGCCACATGTACTCTACCCGACGACCTCTGCGCTCCATGGGCACTGGCGTGTCCGCCGACTTCTCTGGCTTCCAGTCGCACCGGCCGCGCACCACCGTGTGCGCGCTCAGCGAAGCGGACCTCATCGAGTTCCCGTGCGACCGCTTCATGGACAGCGGGGGCGGCGGCGCAGGCGGCAGCCTCCGGCGGGAGGACCATCTCCTGCAGCGATTTGCCGACTAG